The Chloroflexota bacterium genome segment GGAAGCGAAAAGCTCAATCAGCCACCCAGCCATGTAGTCGAAGCTGACAACGTCTTTCTGGCAAATCGCTGGTCGGCTTTAGGAGATTGGCTGTCCTGGGTATTGGAGGCCGGGGCCTGTTGCGGAAAGGGGACCGCCGTCGTGGTCGACATGGACAAGACCGCCATCGGGGCACGCGGCCGCAACTCCGGTGTGATCGATGCTGCCCGGGTCGAAGGGGTGCAGCGAACGGTGGCCGAACTATTGGGTGGCGCCTTCGACGAAACAGGTTTCAAAGTTGCCTACGATGAACTCAACGAGCCGCCCTATCACCCCTTTACAGCCGACAATCAGGACTATCTCGCGTACATCTGTCTGGTTCTGGGCGCGGGGCTGACCGGTCTGGATAGCCTTGTGAGCGACGTCAGGGCTGGCAAAATGAGCAGCTTCCGCCAATTCATCGATTGGGCCGACGGGCAGATGGACCGGGCGCCTGCGGGATTACAGGCCATTCACAGCGATATCTATGAGCGAGTCAAGGCAGGAGATCCAACGCCATTCAAGGCCTTCCGACAAAACGAATTCGAATGCACGGTAGCCCGCTTCGGTCGATTGCCCTCTCGCTCTCCGGTTGAAACATTGCTCAAGGAGCAGATTTGCATCACCCAGGAGGTTCGGGAGGTGGCCCTTTGGCTGCGAGAACGGGGTTGCCTGCTGGTTACCATGTCCGATAAGCCGGACGAAGCCACGTTGCCTTCGCCCGAACTGATCGCTCAGGGCTACGCGCCCCTGCATCGTCTTCAGACTGCCGCGGTAGGAGAATCGATCGCACAAAAGTTGGCCGGCTTGTAGGCCAACCCCTTCCTTCCGGGTACCATCAACATTCGCCGAACCCTTCCCAGGAGTCTCTTGATGTCACGCATTATGCCCTTCCGTGGCTGGCGCTACGATCTAAGATCCGCCGGCACCGAAGACCTGAACGAGCTGGTTGCCCCACCCTTCGATGTTATCGATGTGCAAGGACAGGAAACCCTATACGAGCGACACCGCTGCAACATCATTGGCGCGATCCTGGGACGCGATGAGCCTGGCGACGCCGACAACAAAAATCGTTACACGCGCGCTGCTGCCACCCTGCACTCCTGGCGCGCCAGCGGCGTGCTGCGCCAGGAGGTATCACCCAGCATCTATCTCCTGAGGGAACGTTTTGGCTTGGCTGATGGTGGTTTCACCGCTCGAACGGGCATGGTTTTCCGTCTTCGCCTGGCGCCCTGGGGAAATGGTATCTTGCCCCATGAGCGCACCTTTCCTGCCACCAGGGCCGATCGCCTGGCTCTGACCATCGCTACCCAGTGCCAGTTCAGCCCCATCTACGCGCTCTATTCCGACCCATCGGCTGCAGCACAGAATGCCTTGATATCGGTCGCCGAACGCCAACCCGATCTGCACTATCAGGATGACGACGGCGTCGAACACAGTCTGTGGGCAATTTCCCGGGCCAGCGCGCTTCAGACTGCCATCGAGAGCCTGGAAGATCGCACATTCTTCATCGCGGATGGCCATCACCGCTATGAAACGGCCCTGAACTACCAACGCTATCGAAGATACGGCGTCTTGCCTGATGCCCCGGCGCCATCTCCGCTCACTGGCTGGCAGAGGGTGCCGGACTACCAGGACTATCAGCCACCGGGACCGAACGAACTGCAACCTTACGACACCACCTGGATCTATGCAGCTCGCTTCGAGGATCCGGGCGTGGTAGTTCTACCAACCCATCGTTGCCTGAATGGCTTGGCTGATTTCGACGGCGAGACACTGCTAGACCGGCTGGGGAAGCAGTTCGACGTGACCAGTTACTCCGATGATAGTGAATTGCTGGAAGCATTGCAGTCAGCGACGCCGGGCGATCACACCTACGCCCTCCTGTTGCCTGGCAGCGGACCAGGGTATCTTCTCCAGCTGCGATCTGAACACGACATCAGAGCCCAGCTTGTCAAGCAGGATCATCCGACGGTGGCAGCCATCGATGCGGCAGCACTGCAAAGTTTGATCCTTGGCCCGCTGCTCGGCATTGCCAGGGTTTCAGGCGAACAGAAGCGCCACATCACGACGATGCCCAGCGCCAGCGATGCCATATCCCAGACCCGGGCGGGGGACTATCAGGCGGCCTTTTTGGTGAATCCAACGACACTGAAGCAGATTGAAGATGTGTCTAGGGCGAGTCAGGTTACGCCGCCAAAAACCACCTACTTTTTTCCAAAGCTGCCCTCAGGGTTGCTGGTGAATTGGATGGAGGCTGGATCATCCCCGTGAGGGGTAGGCTGAACCAGCTTCTCGGCATTGAGCGAAACGAAGCCATGAACGACAATCCGGTGGATGCCGCAGAAATGACTGCCGCCACGGTGGCAGTGGAAATGCGACGCGCCATGAATACCTTCAAGGCAGCTGAAGCTCTTTTTGACAGGAAGGTGCTGGGGTCGTACAATATGGGCTGTCTGGGACAACGAGGTCACGACCACTCTGATCGGTCTGTCTCGAGACCGGTCTTTTTCGTTGGCAACGGCTTCCCGGCGGCATGGGAGGGCACCTTCAATGAGCGATAACTCATCCGATGCGCTTTCTTCGGCATTTGAGACTGAACAACGATACGTTCTGCATACCTGGCAGCAACGCCAGGACGATTGGGATGGTCCCGAAATCGTTGGCGGCGAGGGCTCCTGGTTCTGGGATTCTACCGGCAAGCGTTATCTGGATCTTTGCAGCCAGGCCCAGTGCAATCACCTGGGCCACCAGCACCCCGATCTGGTCGCGGCCATCCAAGAGCAAGCGGATAAACTCTGTTACATCCACATCAACTGGGGTGCAGAACCGCGAGCCGAGCTGGCCCGGCGATTGGTGGAACTCAGCGGCATGGAGGGCAGCAAGGTGTATTTCACCATGTCGGGTGCCGGCGCTACTGAACACGCCATGAAGGCGGCGCGCTGGTTCACGGGGCGCCGCAAGATTCTCAGCCGCTACCGCTCTTATCACGGAGCGACCAGCAATGCCATGGCTCTTAGCGGTGATAGCCGCAGCTGGCACACGCCAGGCGTGCCGAACATCGTGCACACCCTCCCCCCCTACTGTTACCGCTGTCCCTTCGGAATGAATTTTCCCTCCTGCAACCTGCGATGCGCCACCAACATCGCCGAGGTGATCGAATGGGAAGGCAAGGAAAACGTTGCCGCGCTGGTCGTCGAACCCATCGTGGGGACCAATGGAGTTTTCGCCGGACCGGGGGATTATTGGCGAGAGTTGCGAGCTATCTGTGACCATTATGGTGTGCTTCTGATCGCCGATGAGGTAATGACCGGTTTCGGCCGCACAGGCACATGGTTCGGCTGGCAACATTGGCCCGATGCACCACCCGATATCATGCTGTTAGGCAAGGGGCTCACTGCGGCCCATCTTCCCCTTGGGGCCGTCCTTCTCAATGAAGAATGCTCCAATTTTTTCGACGACCACCCGTTGCCTACCGGCCTTACCTACTCGGGCCACCCACTCTGCTGCGCCGCCGGCAGGGCAGCGATCGATGTCTACGAAAAACAGGACCTTGTTCGACGGAGTCGCCGGCTGGGCGCCTGGATGCATGGGCAGCTTCAGAAGATCGTTGCCCACCATCCCAGTGCAGGGGACCTGCGAGGTCGAGGCCTGTTCGCTGCCATGGAAATGGTTTCCGACAGGGAAACAAGGCGTCCACTGGCGCCGTGGCCGCGGGTACCCGAGGCTCTCGCCCGTCTCAAGAAAGAGGCCAGGCAGCGAGGTGTTACTCTGACAGTGAGAGGAAACCTTTTGATCATCTCGCCACCGTTGATCATCGAAAAGGAAGATCTTGCCTTGGGCCTTTCCATCGTCGACGATCTGCTCTCGATCACCGATGACGAGTATGATACTGACGATTTTGCCTGGTACTTCGAGCGAAAACGCCTTCTGAATTCCCGCTGAAATATCAAACTCAAAGAGGAGAAACCATACGATGAAAAAGCAGAAGTTTAAGATCACATACGGAACCCTGGCAGCCCCCAACCCTGAGTTGCACCAGTTGTTCGACCAGGCCCTCGACAATCTCAAGGGAAATCTGGGCAAGGCCTATCCATTATTCATCAATGGTCAGGAGTGTTGGGCAGAGGAGACCTTCGAAGATAGAAGCCCTGTCAACACCGACGTTGTGCTGGGTGTGTTCCAGAAGGGCACCGTGAAAGATGCCCAGGATGCCCTGGCTGCAGCGCGGGCTGCCTCCCCGGCCTGGAAAGCAACTCCCTGGCAGGAGCGGGTGGCGTTGATGCGCAAGGCAGCCGACCTGATCAGCGACCGGTTGATTGAGATCAGCGCGGTCATGTCCCTGGAAGTCGGCAAAAATCGCCTGGAGGCCCTGGGCGATGTTGAAGAGACCGCCGATCTGATTCGCTGGTACTGCGATGAGATGGAAAAAAACCAGGGTTACATCACCCCCATGCTATCGGAGTCGGACAAACACCACAATACCAGTATTCTCAAGCCGCACGGGGTTTGGGCTGTGATCTCCCCCTTCAATTTCCCCTTCGCCCTTGCTGGTGGTCCCAGTGGCGGCGCGTTGGTCGCAGGCAACACCGTTGTGTTTAAACCAGCCACCGACACGCCTTTCACCGGATGGCTGTTGACCGAATGCATGCGGGATGCCGGTCTACCGGACGGCGTCTTCAATTTCGTATCGGGCCCCGGACGTATCGTAGGTGAGGAGTTGATCAACAACGCCGAGGTAGACGGAATCACCTTCACTGGATCCTACGACGTAGGTATGCATATCTATCGCACCTTTGCCTCAGGCCGCTATCCCCGCCCATGCATCGCCGAAATGGGTGGAAAAAACGCGGCCATCGTCAGCAGCAAGGCAGACCTGGACAAGGCCGCGCTGGGTGTGATGCGATCCGCTTTTGGCTTGACAGGACAGAAGTGCTCCGCCTGCAGTCGCGTCTTTGTCGAGGAAGAGGTCAAGGAGGCCTTTATCGAAAAGCTGGTTTCCCTTGCGAAAAAGGTCGCCGTGGGCGATCCCTCCCGCCAGGAGATATACATGGGACCGGCCAGCAACAAGAGTGCCTTCGAGGACTATAAACGCTTCGTCGAGATCCTCCACCGGGATGGCAATGTGCTGGTTGGCGGCGAAGTGCTCACCGGCGGCGACTATGGCCGGGGCTTTTTCGTTGCTCCGACCGTGGTCACCGATCTGCCCCTCGACCATGAGCTTTGGAAAGTTGAGATGTTTCTACCAATCGTCGTAGTTGCCGGTGTCGACAGCCCGGAGCAGGCCATGGCTCTGGCCAATGACAGCGACTACGGCCTGACCGGCGGCTTCTTCAGCGAGGACAAGGAGGAAATCCAGTGGTACCTGGATAACATCGAAGCCGGCGTGGTCTATGTTAATCGCGCTGCAGGTGCCACTACCGGTGCCTGGCCCGGATACCAGCCCTTCGGCGGCTGGAAGGGTAGCGGCAGCACCGGCAAGGCTGGCGGAAGCCTCTACTATGTGCCCCAGTATATGCGCGAGCAATCGCAGACCGTGATTGACTGATACCCTGAGGCGACGCATTCCCTGCAAAGTTGCTGATTTGGCAAGATCGGCTCTTTGATACCAGATTCCTGCCCTGATCCCACAGGGAATGCGTCGCCGAAACGATCATATGCCTTCTCCCCCACTACGCGGCCCCTATGCCCGCAACACCGCGCCCAGGACTTTTTCCAACCGCCCGATGATGCGACGGCGCACCTTCTCTACATCCTTGTCCTTCAAAGTTCTGTCCATGGCCTGGAAAGTCAGGCTGAAGGCCAGGCTCTTTTTGCCGCTCTCGATCTGCTTGCCCTGATAAAGATCAAACAGCTGCACATCGACCAGCAGCGAACCACCGCCCTGGCGAATGACCCCTTCGACCTGCTCGGCCGTCACTTCTTCGTCAACCACGACGGCCAGATCCTCCTTGACGACCGGATAGCTGGAGACGGGCTGCATACTCGTCTTCTCACTGGCAACGGCAATGAAAGGCTCCAGCTGCAACTCGGCCACACTCGCTCGCTGGTCGAACAAACCAAAGGCGCGTCGTACCAGGGGGTGTACCTCACCCAGGATTCCGGCGTGTCTTCCGTCAATGACCAGCCGGGCAGCCCGCGGACCAAAGACCGGATGAATCACCGCCTCGAAACGGGCGTCGTCCAGCAGGCCGAAGCGATTCAGCAGTTCCTCCACAACTCCCTTGAGATCGAAGAAATCCAATGGTTCGGCATTGACATTCAGCCAGGCACCCATGTCACGCGGACCGCTCAAGCCGACCGCTATATGCTCCGGCTCGGCGGGCAACGCCTCGCCATCCAAAGGCCAATAGACCTTGCCTATCTCGAACAAGGCCACCCGCTCGCTGTGGCGCAGGTTGTCGCCCATGGTCACTAACATGCTGCCCACCAGCGTGGATCGCAGGCGGTCGGCCGTGGCGGCCAGGGGATTCTCCAGGCGCACCAGTGCCTCCGGATCGAGGATGACGGGCAACAGCATCTCAGCCGGCGGCAGGTCGGGGTCCAACCTGTCATATTCAGCGCCAGGCTGTGCCGCCAACAGCTTCGGGTTGACCTCCGGGCCGATCAAGGCATAGCTGATGGTATCCTGGAGTCCCATACCCACCAGCACATCCCGCACCCGCTCCTTGCCTTCCAATTGCCAGTTACGCCACTGGGGCGGCAAGGTATCGTCCATAAGTGTGGTGGGAATCTTGTCGTAGCCGATGATTCTCGCCACCTCCTCGATCAGGTCGGCGTCGATGCTGACATCCAAACGGTGCCAGGGAACGGTTACCTGCATCATCTCACCGGCATCACCCGACCGGTCCACATCAAACTCCAAGAGCGTCAAGATATCCTGAATCTGGTCGGTGGCCACATCCATGCCCAGGATACGTTCAACCTCGGCAGCTGTTAATGCCACCTGGACACTCTGCTGTGGCGCCGGATAGCAGTCCTCCATACCCTGGACGATCTCGCCGCCAGCCAACTGAACCATCAGACGGGCACAGCGTTGAGCCGCGGGTACCGTCATCTCGGACGAAACACCCTTGCTGAAACGGGCTGTGGCCTCGCTGGGCAGGCGCAAGGTCTGGGAGGTGCGCCGGTTATTGATGAACTCGAAGCTGGCCGACTCCAACAGCACGTTGCGGGTGTTTTCGTTGACCTCGGTCTCCAGTCCACCCATGACGCCGCCGATCGCGATAGCACCCAGGGGATCGGTGATCATCAGCATGTCCTCGGTCATTTCCCGGTCGACGCCATCCAGAGTCGTGAAGCGCTCACCCTCCTCCGCGCGACGCATGATGATGGTGGGAACAGATTCTTCTCCCTCCGATGCGCGCAAGGCCCGCTCGACCAGCAGGTCATAATCAAAGGCGTGGGTTGGCTGGCCCCATTCCAGCATGGCGTAGTTGGTGGCATCCACGATATTGTAGATGGGCCGTACCCCCGCCTTGCGCAGCCGGTCCTTCATCCATCCTGGCGACTCGCCCGTTTCCACATCCTTGATCAAGGTAGCAGTGTAACGAAAACAGAGGTCGGAATCGACAATATCGATGTGACAGAAGGCCTTGGCAGGCGGCGCCGGTCGGGATATATCTTCGGGACGCACAATCCCGGCAATGCTGGCCAGCTCGGGCTGCTCCCGTTTCATAGGAAGGTTGTAGAGGGCCGCCACCTCCCGGGCAACGCCGATGATGTTGAGATTGCGAGCCAGATTGGGTGTCAGGTCCATAGTCAGGACGGCATCACCCATGTAATCGGCCAACGGTGTGCCAACTGGCGCGTTGGGCGGCAGGATTATGATACCCTCATGCTGCTCGCTGATTCCCAACTCCCGCTCCGAACAGGCCATGCCCTCCGATCGAATGCCACGGATCTTGCCTGCTTTGAGCCTGAAGGTCTGATAGATTTCGGCATAGGGATCGATCAACCGGGCGCCGATGGTGGCAAAGGCCACCTTGAGGCCGCTATCGCCCGGTTGCAGATTGGGTGCGCCTGTGATGATTGTCATTGGCTTCTCGCCGCCATAACCGACGGTTGCCAGCAGCAATCGATCCGCATTGGGGTGCTGTTTGGTCTCCAGGATCTCGCCCACGAAGATACTCTCCCTATCCCAGGGTAATCCATCCTGCTCGCCCATCCGGTCGGGAGGCTTGTGATAACCGGGCGACGGGCTGAGACCGACCCAGCGTATATGTTCAACCTCCAATCCGGCCAGGGTGAGCCGTTCGGCCAACTCAACCGGGTCCAGATCGGAAACATCCACAAAATCGTTAAGCCACGACAGTGGCACGCGCATGGTAGTCATAACAACCTCGCAAAAACCATGTCAAAATTGTCTCTTGACATATTGACATGATGACATGATTAAAACTGTTTCAGGAACCGCAGATCGTTGCCAAAGAAGTAGCGGATATCGCTAATGCCATGTTTCAGCATGGCGATTCTTTCGGGACCCATACCAAAGGCAAAGCCCGACCATTGTTTTGGATCGTAGCCGCCGTTCTCCAGCACCACGGGGTGCACCATGCCCGCTCCCATGATCTCCAGCCAGCCGGTGTACTTACAGACACCACACCCCTTTCCTTCGCAAAGGATGCAATCGACATCAGCCTCGACGCTGGGCTCGGTGAACGGGAAGTGGGAGCAACGAAAACGCAGCTTACGGCCCTCTCCGTAGACCTGGTTGGCGAACTCGACGATGACCCCCTTGAGATCGGCCATGGTGATGTGGCGTCCGACGACCAGTCCTTCCACCTGGTGGAACATCATCTCGGCACGAGCTGTCACCTGCTCGTAGCGGTAACACAAGCCCGGCAAAATAACGCGTATCGGCTTATCGGGGCCGAGGGCCTGCATGGCATGGATCTGACCGGGGCTGGTATGGGTGCGCAGGATTATGCCCGGTTGCGTCGTATGAAAGGTGTCCCACATGTCGCGAGCGGGATGGCCCGGTGGCATGTTCAACAGCTCAAAGTTGCACTCATCGGTTTCCACATCCCTGCTGGTGAAAACCTGGAAACCCATGGCGGCGAAGATCTCGTAGATCTCGCGCAGGGTCTGGATGCTGGGATGGTACCGGCCGATCTGAGGACGCCGTCCGGGCAGGGTGACATCGATACCCTCGGTGGCCAACTCGGACACCAGCGATCGCTCCGCCACTGCCTGCTTTTGTTTTTCATAGGCAGCGCTCAACTCCACTTTGAGTTGATTGGCTGCCTGTCCGTAGGCCGGTCGATCCTCGCCGGGCAACTTGCCGATGTTACGCATCAGGCCGGTCACCGACCCTTTGCGTCCCAGGTACTCAACCCGCCACGCTTCCAGGGCGGCAGCATCATCGGCGGCCGCCAGGCTTTCAATTGCCTCCTCGCGCAGGACTGTCAGTTCTTCCAACATGGCGCATTACCTCCTCACAAGACCGATACAACAAAAATGCCCACACCTCGCAGGGACGAGACGTGGGCCAGCATTCCGCGGTACCACCCTGATTTCCGGTGCTTGTCTTTTATTACACCAGACACTTATCCCGACACCGGTTGTTTTTACCGGGATCGGCTACCCGGATAACGGCGGGCCGCCGGAGCGGGCTAATCTGGCCAGTCGCCATTTCACCCGTCGGCTCAGGAGTGAACTTCTGTGAGCTTCTACCCAGCCGGACTTTCAGCGATCCTTTGGATCATCCAGCCTCTCTGGCAGTTTCCCCTCACCTACTCTTCTCCGTCACAGCCTGTAATAGGCTTGTTCAATTGTGAAGGCGATTATGCATCACGCCAGGGCATTTGTCAAACGCCGTCACAAGGCCCTGCCAACGCGCCACGCTGTCTTCCCGCGCGCGGGAAGACAGCGTAAAAAGACCTGCTGAGTTGTTTATTGTGCCATCCAACCCCACCAGGCAACTACCTGCTGGATGTCGGCGATGTCCACATCGCCATCCATATCCAGGTCGTATCCCTGCACATAGCCAGCATCGCCAAGGACTGTATTCCAGGCATTGCCGACGGCGACGGCATCCAGCGAGTCCACCTCGCCGTCACAGTTGACGTCGGCGGTATTGTGAGCGCCCGCAAGTCCGCGGAAGGGTACGAGCTTGATGGCCAGCCCATCGCTGATGGCCGGCCAGTTGGACTTCGATACCAGCGTTGCCACGGTTCCCGTGTCGTTCTCGATGCCCATCATGCTGTCACCAGGGCTGCTCACCGTCTGGTATTGCAGCAGGATCTCGCCACTGGCATCGTCGAAGACGAGCTCGAAGGTTTCTGGATAGCCATTGAGCCAGTGTTCGACATCATCATATTGCACGATCCACTGGCCGCTGTCGAAGCGATGGTAGACCTTGCCCTGGGTGCCGTTCTCGGGATTGAGATCGGTAGCAAAGCCATAGACGGCATTGTTAGGCTTGCCCTCGAAGGGGATCACGCCGTTGACCCGGTTGTAACTCTGGCCGAATTGCACGAACCCGTTCGAGCCAATGTAGGCTATTGTGTAATCGGTACCGTAAAAGCTCACGTTGCCACCGGTCACAACACCTTGTGATACATCGTCAGCGAGGTTCAGGGTGACGGTACCAGGCTGGCCCTGCAGTTCGACCCAATCGAAGGTCACCTGGCAGCCGGGGGCGCTCTCGCTGCTCAAGGCGTAATAGTCGGCCGTTGGCGTCAATACGATGTCATCGGTCAGATCGGCGGTGATGCTAATCTCCGTCTCGAAGGGTTCAAAGCCAGGCATCGAGGCCTTCAGCGTGTAGTCTCCCTCGGCCACCGCCATGCTGTAGTCGCCCAGGGCGTCGGACATGACAGGGGACAGGGGGTGGTTTTTCAGCCAAAGCTCTGCACCCCAAACGGGATTCGTTCCATCGGTCACCATGCCCGACAGCAAGTGAACTGGCCTGGCGACCAGGGCAAAATCCTGTTGGGTCACATCATCCTGGCTGACTGTGGGGGAGGCGCCGCCAGCAAGGTAGCCATAGGCCTCAACCTCGACCGCATAGCTGCCCTGGCCGATCGTAAAGCTGTACTGACCATTCTCATCGGTGGTTTGTGGGACAGATTTGCCATTGCGCGTGATGGTAACCTGGGCGCCAGCGATAGGGGCAGCGCTCACCGAGTCGGTTAGTGTGCCAGCCAACGTGCCGCTCTCGAAGACCATGTCGGCTGCCGCTTTGGCATCGACACGGCCCCAGCCGAAGGTGTTATTGGGCACCTCGGTGGGCGCGATGCCTCCGCAGGTGCTACCGCCAGTCAGCGACAAAGCTGTGCCGCGCAGGATCGCCTCGGTCTCGGCAACCTTGCCGATCAGGTCCGGCTCCAGCGACCAGAGCAAGGCGACCGTGCCCGCGGTGTGTGGGGCGGCCATGCTGGTGCCATTCCAGCCACCTTGATAGGAGGTATCTGATGTTGCCACCGCGGAGTAGACGTTCACGCCGGGGGCCGCGACATCGGGGCCGGTGTCACCGCTGAACGGGTTGGGACCTCGGCTGGAAAAATAACCGATGCCGTCGCTGCTGTTGGTGGCGCCCGAGTTGAACGACGGTGGGTTATCGCCGGGCGCTCCCAAAGAGCCACAACCGGCAGAGCCACTGTTGCCGGCGGAGTAGGAGTTAAAGATGCCGGCCATGCGCAGGTTATCTATGACCTGTGCGAAGTACAGAAAGCCGCCCGGCCCGCCCCAGGAATTGTTGATGATATGGGGGCGCATGTCAGGATCGGGATCGCTGCCATCGAGCTTGGTAGGGGCCAGCATCCATTGCGTGGCGCCCAGAAGGCCGGCGTCATTCGGGCAACAGCCATAGGCGGCTATCCATTGCGAGCCGGGCGCGACACCGATCTGGTCGGTGAATGAGGCGTTTTCACCGACCTGGCTGCCCATGACATGGGTGCCGTGGCTGCCTTCGGCGGCTACGGGAAACGGCGACGGCGAGCCGGGCACGCTGGGCACGCTGCGAGCGTCCCACCAGTTGTAGTCATGCTCAAAGGGGCCGGCCGCGGTCCCACTCTGGTTGCCGCGATATTGGCGTACCAGGGCCTCGTGGCTGTAGCGCACACCCGTATCGATGTTGGCCGAGACGATGCCCTCCCCACGCACGCCATAGATGGTCCACACCTGGTCCGCCCCGATCTTGGTTACGCCCCAGGCCACAGCCTCCGGGCTCTCCGGAACCTCCTCGACGATCGGCTGCGGAGCCTCGATTTTGGGCACTGCCATGACCTCTGCGACGCCCGGATAGGCAGCGATGGACTCTGCAGCTTGGCGATCCCCTTGTACCACAATCACGTTGACGATCCAATAGGGCTGGTAATAGGAGATGGCGCCATCCACTTGTCTGGTCTGCAGGGCCTGCAGCAGACTGGCCTGGCTGCGCGCAGCCGTTGCTTGCAGGGTATGGAAGACATAGTGACCCTTGGCGCTCCAGTCGTCCATGTCTTCGGCGGCAGAGAGGTCGGCTTGCTGGTCGAAGATGACCCAGAATCGGGCCTGGCCATCCGCCGAAGCTGCAAATGCCGCCAACAGGTCGCTGTCCAGGGGTGCGGCAAAAGCAACACCGGGGCTAACCATTTCCGGCAAGGT includes the following:
- a CDS encoding S8 family serine peptidase, with amino-acid sequence MPHRKSARLFVLIVALTLIVSGSAAAPFTTLPEMVSPGVAFAAPLDSDLLAAFAASADGQARFWVIFDQQADLSAAEDMDDWSAKGHYVFHTLQATAARSQASLLQALQTRQVDGAISYYQPYWIVNVIVVQGDRQAAESIAAYPGVAEVMAVPKIEAPQPIVEEVPESPEAVAWGVTKIGADQVWTIYGVRGEGIVSANIDTGVRYSHEALVRQYRGNQSGTAAGPFEHDYNWWDARSVPSVPGSPSPFPVAAEGSHGTHVMGSQVGENASFTDQIGVAPGSQWIAAYGCCPNDAGLLGATQWMLAPTKLDGSDPDPDMRPHIINNSWGGPGGFLYFAQVIDNLRMAGIFNSYSAGNSGSAGCGSLGAPGDNPPSFNSGATNSSDGIGYFSSRGPNPFSGDTGPDVAAPGVNVYSAVATSDTSYQGGWNGTSMAAPHTAGTVALLWSLEPDLIGKVAETEAILRGTALSLTGGSTCGGIAPTEVPNNTFGWGRVDAKAAADMVFESGTLAGTLTDSVSAAPIAGAQVTITRNGKSVPQTTDENGQYSFTIGQGSYAVEVEAYGYLAGGASPTVSQDDVTQQDFALVARPVHLLSGMVTDGTNPVWGAELWLKNHPLSPVMSDALGDYSMAVAEGDYTLKASMPGFEPFETEISITADLTDDIVLTPTADYYALSSESAPGCQVTFDWVELQGQPGTVTLNLADDVSQGVVTGGNVSFYGTDYTIAYIGSNGFVQFGQSYNRVNGVIPFEGKPNNAVYGFATDLNPENGTQGKVYHRFDSGQWIVQYDDVEHWLNGYPETFELVFDDASGEILLQYQTVSSPGDSMMGIENDTGTVATLVSKSNWPAISDGLAIKLVPFRGLAGAHNTADVNCDGEVDSLDAVAVGNAWNTVLGDAGYVQGYDLDMDGDVDIADIQQVVAWWGWMAQ